One Mycobacterium marseillense DNA window includes the following coding sequences:
- a CDS encoding sensor histidine kinase, protein MMVDVSDVNLRGRHPRRGELRIYLGAAPGVGKTYSMLGEAHRRLERGTDLVAGVVETHGRAKTAELLEGIEIIPPRYIEYRGGRFPELDVPAVLARRPQVVLVDELAHTNAPGSTNPKRWQDVEELLDAGITVISTVNVQHLESLNDVVAQITGIEQKETVPDLIVRQAAQVELIDITPEALRRRLSHGNVYAPDRIDAALSNYFRRGNLTALRELALLWLADQVDTALAKYRAENKITDMWEARERVVVAVTGGPESETLVRRASRIASKSSAELMVVHVVRGDGLAGLSESRMAKVRELATSLDASLHTVVGDEVPTALLEFAREMNATQLVIGTSRRSRWARLFEEGIGARIVELSGKIDVHLVTHEEARRGFRTASLAPRERRVTSWLAALIVPSIICAIAVTALDQYLDTGGESALFFVGVLLVGLFGGVAPAALSAMLSGLLLNYFLIAPRHSFTIAEPNSAITELVLLLIAVAVAVLVDFAAKRTREARRASQEAELLTLFAGSVLRGADLETLLERVRETYAQRAVSMLRGPGEEARLGDTTSDVVACVGRDPCVTVDSADTAIEVGDDDFWMLLAGRKLSARDRRVLSAVARQAAGLIRQRELAEEASRTEAVVRADELRRSLLSAVSHDLRTPLAAAKVAVSSLRAEDVAFSAADTAELLATIEESIDQLTALVGNLLDSSRLAAGVIHPELSRVYLEEIVQRALVSIGKGATGFFRSAIDRVKVDVGDAMVVGDAGLLERVLANLIDNALRYAPHCLVRVNAGRVGDRVLINVIDEGPGIPHGAEEQVFGAFQRLGDHDNTTGVGLGMSVARGFVEAMGGTITATDTPGGGLTVIVEMAAPQGPSVAGIKERDT, encoded by the coding sequence ATGATGGTTGACGTGAGTGACGTCAACCTCCGCGGCCGCCACCCCAGGCGGGGGGAGCTACGCATCTATCTCGGTGCTGCTCCGGGCGTGGGTAAGACGTATTCGATGCTGGGTGAGGCACATCGGCGGCTGGAGCGCGGCACCGATCTGGTGGCGGGCGTGGTGGAAACCCACGGGCGTGCGAAAACCGCTGAGCTGCTTGAAGGCATCGAGATCATTCCGCCGCGCTATATCGAATACCGTGGTGGCCGCTTCCCCGAGCTCGACGTGCCGGCCGTGCTGGCGCGCCGCCCGCAGGTCGTCCTCGTCGACGAACTCGCGCACACCAACGCGCCGGGCAGCACAAATCCCAAGCGGTGGCAGGACGTCGAAGAGTTGCTCGACGCCGGGATCACCGTGATCTCCACCGTCAACGTGCAGCACCTGGAAAGCCTCAACGACGTCGTCGCCCAGATCACCGGGATCGAGCAGAAAGAGACCGTTCCGGACCTGATCGTGCGGCAGGCCGCGCAGGTCGAACTCATCGACATCACGCCAGAGGCGTTGCGGCGCAGGTTGTCCCATGGCAATGTCTACGCGCCCGACCGCATCGATGCGGCGCTGTCCAACTATTTTCGCCGTGGAAATCTCACCGCGCTAAGGGAACTGGCGCTGCTGTGGCTCGCCGACCAGGTCGATACGGCGCTGGCCAAATACCGGGCCGAGAACAAAATCACCGACATGTGGGAGGCCCGTGAGCGCGTCGTCGTGGCGGTCACCGGCGGGCCCGAATCCGAGACCTTGGTGCGACGGGCATCCCGGATCGCGTCGAAGTCCAGCGCCGAGCTGATGGTGGTCCACGTCGTTCGCGGTGACGGCCTGGCCGGCCTGTCGGAGTCCCGGATGGCCAAGGTCCGCGAGCTGGCGACCAGCCTGGATGCGTCGCTGCACACCGTCGTCGGCGACGAGGTGCCCACGGCCCTACTCGAGTTCGCCCGCGAGATGAACGCCACGCAGCTGGTGATCGGCACCTCGCGGCGGTCGCGGTGGGCGCGCCTGTTCGAGGAGGGCATCGGCGCGAGGATCGTCGAGCTCTCGGGGAAGATCGACGTGCATCTGGTCACGCACGAGGAGGCCAGGCGCGGATTTCGCACGGCCTCGCTCGCGCCGCGCGAACGGCGGGTGACGTCGTGGCTGGCGGCCCTGATCGTGCCGTCGATCATCTGCGCGATCGCCGTCACGGCGCTGGACCAATACCTGGACACCGGCGGCGAGAGCGCCTTGTTCTTCGTGGGGGTGCTGCTGGTCGGGTTGTTCGGGGGTGTTGCGCCCGCGGCACTTTCGGCGATGCTGTCGGGGCTGCTGCTGAACTATTTCCTGATCGCCCCGCGGCACAGCTTCACCATCGCCGAGCCCAACAGCGCCATCACCGAATTGGTGCTGTTGCTGATCGCGGTCGCGGTGGCGGTGCTCGTCGATTTCGCGGCCAAGCGCACCCGGGAGGCCCGCCGCGCGTCGCAGGAGGCCGAGCTGCTGACACTGTTCGCGGGTTCGGTGCTGCGGGGCGCCGATCTCGAAACGCTGCTCGAACGGGTGCGCGAGACTTACGCCCAGCGCGCCGTCAGCATGCTGCGCGGGCCCGGTGAGGAAGCGCGCCTCGGGGACACCACGAGCGACGTTGTCGCCTGCGTGGGCAGGGACCCTTGTGTCACCGTCGATTCCGCGGACACCGCGATCGAGGTCGGCGACGACGACTTCTGGATGCTGCTGGCGGGCCGGAAGCTGTCGGCGCGGGACCGGCGGGTGCTGAGCGCGGTGGCCAGGCAGGCCGCCGGTTTGATCAGGCAGCGCGAACTCGCCGAGGAGGCCAGCCGCACCGAGGCGGTCGTGCGGGCCGACGAACTGCGGCGCTCGTTGCTCTCCGCGGTCAGCCATGACCTGCGCACCCCGCTGGCGGCGGCCAAGGTCGCGGTGTCCAGCCTGCGCGCCGAAGACGTCGCCTTCTCCGCCGCCGACACCGCGGAGTTGCTGGCGACCATCGAGGAGTCCATCGACCAACTCACCGCGCTGGTCGGCAATCTGCTCGATTCCTCCCGGCTGGCCGCCGGGGTGATCCACCCCGAACTGAGCCGGGTCTACCTGGAGGAAATCGTGCAACGCGCGCTGGTCAGCATCGGCAAGGGCGCCACCGGATTTTTCCGGTCCGCCATCGACCGGGTCAAGGTGGACGTGGGCGACGCCATGGTGGTGGGCGACGCCGGCCTGCTGGAACGCGTGCTGGCCAACCTGATCGACAATGCGCTGCGCTACGCGCCACATTGCCTGGTCCGGGTCAACGCCGGGCGGGTGGGCGATCGGGTGCTGATCAACGTCATCGACGAGGGGCCCGGGATACCGCATGGGGCCGAGGAGCAGGTCTTCGGGGCGTTTCAGCGGCTCGGTGATCACGACAACACCACGGGCGTCGGTCTGGGGATGTCGGTGGCGAGGGGCTTCGTCGAAGCGATGGGCGGGACCATAACGGCCACCGACACTCCGGGAGGCGGGCTGACCGTGATCGTGGAAATGGCTGCGCCGCAAGGCCCGTCCGTCGCCGGCATCAAGGAGCGGGACACATGA
- a CDS encoding potassium-transporting ATPase subunit C: MTNFVRLHGAALRALLVLTAITGLAYPLFVGAVAQLPGLREHAEGSILTADGKPVGSRLIGQPFTDSGGNPLRQYFQSRPSAAGAGYDPTSSGGSNLGPESIIDTPAKPSLLTQVCSRSVAVGKAEGVDGSRPFCTGGGVGAVLSVIGPRDARGNVVHPTRVVSVNEPCGSTPAPFLVRYEGVRVECARYGPKTGEDYSSGQTVPVRGAAPANPAVPADAVTASGSGLDPNISPAYADIQVARVASARHVSPDEIRAVVAQNRSGRALGFFGEPCVNVLQLNLQLDRRYPVTS, translated from the coding sequence ATGACGAATTTCGTTCGCCTGCATGGTGCCGCTCTGCGTGCGCTGCTGGTGCTGACCGCGATCACCGGCCTGGCCTATCCCCTGTTCGTCGGGGCGGTCGCGCAGCTGCCGGGATTGCGCGAGCACGCCGAAGGGTCGATCCTCACCGCGGACGGTAAGCCGGTGGGCAGCAGGCTGATCGGCCAGCCGTTCACCGATTCCGGTGGCAACCCGCTGCGACAGTACTTCCAGAGCCGACCCTCGGCCGCCGGCGCCGGCTACGACCCGACCTCGTCGGGCGGCAGCAACCTCGGGCCGGAAAGCATCATCGACACGCCCGCCAAGCCGAGCCTGCTGACCCAGGTGTGCTCGCGCAGCGTCGCGGTCGGCAAAGCGGAGGGGGTCGACGGCTCACGGCCGTTCTGCACCGGCGGCGGCGTGGGTGCGGTGTTGTCGGTGATCGGCCCGCGCGACGCGCGCGGAAACGTCGTCCACCCGACGCGGGTGGTCAGTGTCAACGAGCCGTGCGGATCGACGCCGGCGCCGTTCCTCGTCCGCTACGAAGGCGTGCGCGTCGAGTGCGCCCGGTACGGCCCCAAAACCGGGGAGGACTACTCGAGCGGACAGACCGTGCCCGTGCGCGGGGCCGCGCCCGCCAACCCGGCCGTGCCGGCCGACGCGGTCACCGCCAGCGGCAGCGGCCTCGATCCGAACATCTCGCCGGCCTACGCCGACATCCAAGTGGCGCGGGTCGCCAGCGCCCGCCATGTCAGCCCAGATGAGATCCGCGCGGTGGTAGCGCAGAACCGGAGCGGCCGCGCGCTGGGGTTTTTCGGTGAACCGTGCGTCAATGTGCTGCAACTCAACCTGCAACTCGACCGCCGGTATCCCGTCACGAGTTAG
- the kdpB gene encoding potassium-transporting ATPase subunit KdpB, translating into MTATALQPTAQTQPAVSGGTKRVQGGLLDPSMLWRSTPGALRKLNPRTLWRNPVMFIVEIGAAWSTVLAIAAPSWFAWLAVVWLWLTVLFANLAEAVAEGRGKAQADTLRRAKTHTVARRLKDWAPGAAAVEEAVAAAQLRQGDVVVVEAGQAIPGDGDVVEGIASVDESAITGESAPVIRESGGDRSAVTGGTTVLSDRIVVKITQKPGESFIDRMIALVEGANRQKTPNEIALNILLAALTIIFVFAVVTLQPLAIYSKANSPGVPDGQALNASGVTGIVMVSLLVCLIPTTIGALLSAIGIAGMDRLVQRNVLAMSGRAVEAAGDVNTLLLDKTGTITLGNRQAAAFIPLDGVSADQLADAAQLSSLADETPEGRSVVIFAKQRFGLRARTPGELSQAQWVAFSATTRMSGVDLDGHLLRKGAASSVAEWVRGQGADVPAQLGEIVDGVSAGGGTPLVVGESVDGHARVLGVIHLKDVVKQGMRERFDEMRRMGIRTVMITGDNPLTAKAIADEAGVDDFLAEATPEDKLALIKREQAGGKLVAMTGDGTNDAPALAQADVGVAMNTGTSAAKEAGNMVDLDSDPTKLIEIVEIGKQLLITRGALTTFSIANDIAKYFAIIPAMFVALFPGLDLLNVMRLHSPQSAILSAVVFNAIIIVLLIPLSLRGVRYTPSSASKLLSRNLYVYGLGGIVAPFIGIKAIDLIVQFIPGMS; encoded by the coding sequence ATGACCGCGACCGCGCTTCAGCCGACCGCGCAGACGCAGCCGGCGGTGTCCGGCGGCACCAAACGGGTGCAGGGCGGCCTGCTCGACCCGTCGATGCTGTGGCGCTCGACTCCGGGCGCGCTGCGAAAACTCAACCCGCGCACCCTGTGGCGCAACCCGGTGATGTTCATCGTCGAAATCGGCGCCGCGTGGAGCACCGTCCTGGCGATCGCCGCGCCGAGCTGGTTCGCCTGGCTGGCCGTGGTCTGGTTGTGGTTGACCGTGCTGTTCGCCAATCTCGCCGAAGCGGTCGCCGAGGGCCGCGGCAAGGCCCAGGCCGACACGCTGCGCCGGGCGAAAACGCATACCGTGGCCCGGCGGCTCAAGGACTGGGCGCCGGGGGCCGCCGCGGTCGAGGAAGCGGTCGCCGCAGCGCAATTGCGCCAGGGCGACGTCGTCGTGGTCGAGGCGGGCCAGGCGATCCCCGGCGACGGTGACGTGGTGGAAGGCATTGCCTCCGTGGATGAATCGGCCATCACGGGCGAGTCGGCGCCGGTCATCCGCGAGTCCGGCGGCGACCGGTCGGCGGTCACCGGCGGCACGACCGTGCTGAGCGACCGGATCGTCGTCAAGATCACCCAGAAGCCCGGCGAGAGTTTCATCGACCGGATGATCGCGCTCGTCGAGGGCGCCAACCGGCAGAAGACCCCCAACGAGATCGCGCTGAACATCCTGCTGGCCGCGTTGACGATCATCTTCGTCTTCGCCGTCGTGACCCTGCAGCCCCTGGCGATCTACTCCAAGGCGAACAGCCCCGGCGTCCCGGATGGCCAGGCGCTCAATGCAAGCGGCGTCACCGGCATCGTGATGGTGTCGTTGCTGGTGTGTTTGATCCCGACGACGATCGGCGCGCTGTTGTCGGCCATCGGCATCGCCGGCATGGACCGGCTGGTGCAGCGCAACGTCCTCGCCATGTCCGGGCGGGCGGTGGAAGCCGCCGGCGATGTCAACACCCTGCTGCTGGACAAGACCGGGACCATCACGCTGGGCAACCGGCAGGCCGCGGCTTTTATCCCGCTCGACGGTGTCTCCGCCGACCAGCTGGCCGACGCCGCACAGTTGTCCAGCCTCGCCGACGAAACGCCCGAGGGCCGTTCGGTTGTCATATTCGCGAAGCAGCGCTTCGGGCTGCGGGCCCGCACCCCGGGCGAGCTCTCACAGGCCCAGTGGGTGGCCTTCTCGGCCACCACGCGGATGTCGGGCGTCGACCTCGACGGACACCTGCTGCGCAAGGGCGCGGCGAGCTCGGTCGCGGAATGGGTGCGCGGCCAAGGGGCCGACGTCCCCGCGCAGCTCGGCGAGATCGTCGACGGCGTCTCCGCCGGCGGCGGCACGCCGCTGGTCGTCGGGGAAAGCGTCGACGGGCACGCGAGAGTGCTCGGTGTCATCCACCTCAAAGACGTGGTTAAGCAGGGCATGCGTGAGCGGTTCGACGAGATGCGCCGGATGGGCATCCGGACGGTGATGATCACCGGCGATAACCCGTTGACCGCCAAGGCGATTGCCGACGAGGCCGGCGTGGACGACTTCTTGGCCGAGGCCACCCCGGAGGACAAGCTCGCGTTGATCAAGCGTGAGCAGGCGGGCGGCAAACTGGTTGCGATGACCGGCGACGGCACCAACGACGCGCCGGCCCTGGCGCAGGCCGACGTGGGCGTGGCGATGAACACCGGGACGTCGGCGGCCAAAGAGGCCGGCAATATGGTCGATCTCGACTCGGACCCTACCAAGCTCATCGAGATCGTGGAGATCGGCAAGCAACTGCTGATCACCCGCGGGGCGCTGACGACCTTCTCGATCGCCAACGACATCGCGAAGTACTTCGCGATCATCCCAGCGATGTTCGTCGCCCTGTTCCCCGGCCTGGATCTGCTCAACGTGATGCGGCTGCACAGCCCGCAGTCGGCGATCCTGTCCGCCGTCGTCTTTAACGCGATCATCATCGTGTTGCTGATCCCACTCTCGCTGCGCGGTGTGCGCTACACACCGAGCAGCGCGTCGAAACTGTTGAGCCGCAACCTGTATGTCTACGGCCTGGGCGGCATCGTCGCCCCGTTCATCGGAATCAAGGCGATCGACCTGATCGTCCAATTCATCCCCGGGATGTCCTGA
- the kdpA gene encoding potassium-transporting ATPase subunit KdpA has translation MSTTTAGIIFLVVLVAAVAVVHVPFGDYMFRVYTSEKDSSVERVVYRLIGVDARSEQTWGAYARSVLAFSSISILFLFVFQLVQDRLPLHLHDPATTLTPSLAWNTAVSFVTNTNWQAYSGETTQGHLVQMAGLAVQNFVSAAVGMAVAVALVRGFARTRTGELGNFWVDLVRGTLRILVPIALVSAILLIAGGAIQNFHLHDQVITTVSGAQQTITGGPVASQEVIKELGTNGGGFYNANSAHPFENPTGWTNWLEIFLILVIGFSLPRTFGRMVGNTKQGYAIAAVMATLYMASTTFMLWFQTQHHGTVPTAIGAATEGVEQRFGVTDSGVFAAATTLTSTGAVDSAHDSLTSLGGMITMFDMQLGEVAPGGTGSGLYGILVLAVITVFVAGLMVGRTPEYLGKKITPREIKLAASYFLVTPLIVLTGTAIAMALPGERAGMLNGGPHGLSEILYAFTSAANNNGSAFAGLSANTDWYNTALGLAMAFGRFLPIVLVLALAGSLARQGSTPASAGTLPTHRPQFVGMVAGVTLIVVALTFLPMLALGPLAEGIHR, from the coding sequence GTGAGCACGACAACGGCCGGGATCATTTTCCTCGTTGTTCTCGTCGCGGCGGTGGCGGTTGTCCATGTGCCGTTCGGGGACTACATGTTTCGTGTCTACACCTCGGAAAAGGATTCGTCTGTCGAGCGGGTGGTCTATCGACTGATCGGCGTTGACGCGCGCTCGGAACAGACGTGGGGGGCCTATGCCCGAAGTGTGCTGGCGTTCTCGTCGATCAGCATTCTGTTCTTGTTCGTGTTCCAGCTCGTCCAGGACAGGCTGCCGCTGCACCTGCACGACCCGGCCACCACACTGACGCCCTCGCTGGCGTGGAACACCGCGGTCAGCTTTGTCACCAACACCAACTGGCAGGCCTACTCCGGCGAGACGACACAGGGACATCTCGTACAGATGGCCGGCCTGGCGGTGCAGAACTTCGTGTCGGCCGCGGTCGGGATGGCGGTCGCCGTGGCGCTGGTGCGCGGGTTCGCCCGCACCCGCACCGGCGAACTCGGCAACTTCTGGGTCGACCTGGTGCGCGGAACGTTGCGCATCCTGGTGCCCATCGCCCTCGTCAGCGCGATCCTGCTGATCGCCGGCGGGGCGATCCAGAACTTCCACCTGCACGACCAGGTGATCACCACCGTCAGCGGCGCCCAGCAGACCATCACCGGCGGGCCGGTGGCCAGCCAGGAGGTCATCAAAGAACTCGGCACCAACGGCGGCGGCTTCTACAACGCGAATTCCGCGCACCCCTTCGAGAATCCGACCGGCTGGACCAACTGGCTGGAGATCTTCCTCATCCTGGTGATCGGGTTCTCGCTGCCGCGCACGTTCGGCCGCATGGTCGGTAACACCAAGCAGGGCTACGCGATTGCGGCCGTGATGGCGACGCTGTACATGGCCAGCACCACCTTCATGCTGTGGTTCCAGACGCAGCACCACGGCACGGTGCCCACGGCGATCGGCGCGGCGACGGAGGGGGTCGAGCAGCGCTTCGGCGTCACCGACTCGGGCGTGTTCGCCGCCGCGACGACGCTGACGTCCACCGGCGCCGTCGATTCCGCGCACGACTCGCTGACCAGCCTGGGCGGCATGATCACGATGTTCGACATGCAGCTGGGTGAGGTGGCGCCCGGCGGCACCGGCTCCGGCCTGTACGGCATTCTGGTGCTGGCGGTGATCACCGTGTTCGTCGCGGGCCTGATGGTCGGGCGCACCCCCGAATACCTCGGCAAGAAGATCACCCCGCGCGAGATCAAGCTCGCCGCAAGCTATTTCCTGGTGACTCCGCTGATCGTGCTGACCGGCACCGCGATCGCGATGGCGCTGCCGGGCGAACGCGCCGGCATGCTCAACGGCGGACCGCACGGACTTTCCGAGATCCTCTACGCGTTCACCTCGGCGGCCAACAACAACGGGTCGGCCTTCGCCGGGCTCAGCGCCAACACCGACTGGTACAACACCGCCCTCGGCCTGGCCATGGCATTCGGCCGGTTCCTGCCCATCGTGCTCGTACTGGCGCTGGCCGGATCGCTGGCCCGCCAGGGCAGTACACCGGCCTCGGCGGGCACCTTGCCCACGCACCGCCCACAGTTCGTGGGCATGGTCGCCGGCGTCACGTTGATCGTCGTCGCCCTCACGTTCCTGCCCATGCTCGCGCTCGGGCCTCTCGCCGAAGGAATTCACCGATGA
- a CDS encoding potassium-transporting ATPase subunit F yields the protein MNYQNTVGLVLSVLIALYLGGALLFPERF from the coding sequence ATGAACTACCAAAACACCGTCGGCTTGGTGCTTTCCGTCCTCATCGCGCTCTATCTCGGGGGCGCCCTGCTGTTCCCGGAGAGGTTCTGA
- a CDS encoding sensor histidine kinase: MTQDGTTASGIFPRWFPSSLRRQLLLGVLAVVSVVLITVGLVSVLSLRGYVNAMSDADIAESLVAFSHQYTKYRNGEHSSAHPGTLPIGEAMLEFTGQTPGNLIAVLRNGVVIGSAVFSEGEPRPAPDDVVRALEGQSWSGGPPRTEMLGSLGSYRLDSTVDGSDVLVVGMSQNLADRTIARKQITTIALTAGALALTAALTGWVVGYTLRPLRRLGAIAANVAAMPLADDDHRISIRVQPRDTDPQNEVGIVGHTLNRLLDNVDGALAHRVESDLRMRQFISDASHELRTPLAAIQGYAELTRQDSSELPPTTEYALARIESEARRMALLVDELLLLSRLGEGQDLQSEDVDLAAVANNAVNDATVAALTHHWVKDLPDHPVWVRGDHARLHQLVSNLLGNARVHTPPGVTVTTGIACHRGGPEPPFVELTVTDDGPGIDEELLPRLFERFVRADKSRSDGSGHGLGLPIVSSIVKAHHGSVTVESTEEETVFRVRLPLIERPKPARSAARPGR; the protein is encoded by the coding sequence ATGACCCAGGACGGGACCACCGCGTCCGGGATCTTTCCCCGGTGGTTTCCCTCGTCGCTGCGCCGCCAACTCCTGTTGGGGGTGCTGGCCGTGGTCAGCGTGGTGCTGATCACCGTCGGCCTCGTTTCCGTGCTCAGCCTGCGCGGCTATGTCAACGCCATGAGTGACGCCGACATCGCCGAGTCGCTCGTCGCGTTCAGCCACCAGTACACGAAATACCGCAACGGCGAACACAGTTCGGCGCATCCGGGCACGTTGCCCATCGGCGAGGCGATGCTGGAATTCACCGGACAAACGCCGGGAAACCTCATCGCCGTGCTGCGCAACGGCGTGGTGATCGGTTCGGCGGTCTTCTCCGAAGGCGAACCGAGACCAGCGCCGGACGACGTCGTGCGCGCGTTGGAAGGGCAGTCGTGGTCCGGCGGACCGCCCAGGACCGAAATGCTGGGCAGCCTGGGGTCTTACCGCCTCGACAGCACCGTGGACGGCTCCGACGTGCTCGTGGTCGGGATGTCGCAGAACCTCGCCGACCGGACCATCGCACGCAAGCAGATCACCACGATCGCGCTGACCGCCGGGGCGCTGGCGCTCACCGCGGCGCTGACCGGGTGGGTCGTCGGGTACACACTTCGCCCGCTGCGCCGCCTCGGCGCCATCGCGGCCAACGTCGCCGCCATGCCGCTCGCCGATGACGACCACCGGATCAGCATCCGGGTGCAGCCGCGGGACACAGACCCGCAGAACGAGGTCGGGATCGTCGGCCACACGCTGAACCGCTTGTTGGACAACGTCGATGGCGCCCTGGCGCATCGCGTCGAATCCGATTTGCGGATGCGGCAATTCATCAGCGACGCCAGCCACGAACTACGCACTCCCCTGGCGGCGATTCAGGGCTACGCCGAACTCACCCGTCAGGACAGTTCAGAGCTGCCGCCGACCACCGAGTACGCGCTGGCGCGCATCGAATCCGAGGCCCGGCGGATGGCGCTGCTCGTCGACGAGTTGCTGCTGCTTTCCCGGCTGGGTGAAGGCCAAGACCTGCAGTCCGAGGACGTGGACCTGGCCGCGGTGGCCAACAATGCGGTGAACGACGCAACCGTGGCCGCGCTGACCCACCACTGGGTCAAAGACCTCCCCGACCACCCGGTGTGGGTGCGAGGCGATCACGCCCGGCTGCATCAGTTGGTCAGCAACCTGCTCGGCAACGCCCGTGTGCACACACCGCCCGGGGTCACGGTGACGACCGGAATCGCTTGCCACCGTGGCGGTCCCGAGCCGCCGTTCGTGGAATTGACCGTCACCGACGACGGGCCCGGCATCGACGAAGAGCTGCTGCCCAGGCTGTTCGAGCGGTTCGTGCGGGCGGACAAGTCGAGATCCGACGGTTCGGGACACGGACTGGGCCTGCCGATCGTCAGTTCGATCGTCAAAGCTCATCATGGTTCGGTCACCGTGGAATCCACGGAGGAGGAGACGGTTTTCCGGGTACGGCTTCCCCTGATCGAACGGCCGAAACCGGCGCGTAGCGCCGCGCGCCCGGGGCGTTAA
- a CDS encoding response regulator transcription factor, whose amino-acid sequence MTAMAGYSGSQRPRQAILGQLPRINRADGSPIRVLLVDDEPALTNLVKMALHYEGWVVDIAHNGREAMAKFERVGPDVLVLDIMLPDVDGLRILERVRQSDVYTPTLFLTARDSVMDRVTGLTAGADDYMTKPFSLEELVARLRGLLRRSGPPPTPTAETLVVGDLRVDTASREVTRGDTAVSLSSTEFELLRFLMRNPRRALSRTEILDRVWNYDFAGRTSIVDLYISYLRKKIDSGREPMIHTVRGVGYMLRPAE is encoded by the coding sequence ATGACCGCCATGGCCGGATACTCAGGCTCGCAGCGCCCCCGCCAAGCCATCCTGGGGCAGCTGCCGCGGATCAACCGTGCCGATGGCTCACCTATCCGGGTTTTGCTGGTCGACGACGAGCCGGCGCTGACCAATCTGGTCAAGATGGCCTTGCACTACGAGGGCTGGGTGGTCGACATCGCCCACAACGGGCGCGAGGCCATGGCCAAGTTCGAGCGAGTCGGCCCCGACGTACTCGTCCTGGACATCATGCTTCCCGACGTGGACGGGCTGCGGATCCTCGAACGGGTGCGCCAGTCCGACGTCTATACCCCGACGCTGTTTTTGACCGCGCGCGATTCGGTGATGGACCGGGTGACCGGCCTCACCGCGGGCGCCGACGACTACATGACCAAACCATTCAGCCTGGAGGAATTGGTCGCCCGGCTGCGCGGGTTGCTCCGCCGCTCCGGCCCGCCGCCGACGCCGACCGCCGAAACCCTCGTGGTCGGCGACCTGCGGGTCGACACCGCCAGCCGGGAAGTCACCCGCGGTGACACCGCGGTGTCGCTGTCCTCCACCGAGTTCGAGCTGCTGCGGTTCCTCATGCGCAATCCGCGGCGCGCGCTGAGCCGCACCGAGATCCTGGACCGGGTGTGGAACTACGACTTCGCCGGGCGCACCAGCATCGTGGATCTCTACATCTCCTACCTGAGGAAAAAGATCGACTCCGGCCGGGAGCCGATGATTCACACGGTCCGCGGCGTGGGGTACATGCTGCGGCCGGCGGAATGA
- a CDS encoding WXG100 family type VII secretion target, which produces MSINYQFGDVDAHGALIRAQAASLEAEHQAIVRDVLAAGDFWGGAGSVACQEFITQLGRNFQVIYEQANSHGQKVQSAGNNMASTDSAVGSSWA; this is translated from the coding sequence ATGAGTATTAACTACCAGTTCGGCGATGTAGACGCCCACGGTGCCCTGATCCGCGCCCAGGCCGCGTCCTTGGAGGCCGAGCACCAGGCCATCGTTCGCGATGTGCTTGCTGCCGGTGACTTTTGGGGCGGTGCCGGTTCGGTCGCGTGCCAGGAGTTCATCACCCAGTTGGGTCGCAACTTCCAGGTGATCTACGAGCAGGCCAACTCCCACGGACAGAAGGTTCAGTCCGCGGGCAACAACATGGCCAGCACCGACAGCGCCGTCGGGTCCAGCTGGGCCTGA
- a CDS encoding WXG100 family type VII secretion target gives MATRFMTDPHEMRAMAGRFEVHAQTVEDEARKMWASSMNIAGAGWSGQAQATSYDTMGQVNQAFRNIVNMLHSVRDGLIRDANNYEQQEQASQQILSS, from the coding sequence ATGGCAACACGTTTTATGACCGACCCGCACGAGATGCGGGCGATGGCGGGCCGTTTCGAGGTCCACGCCCAGACCGTCGAGGACGAGGCTCGCAAGATGTGGGCGTCGTCGATGAACATCGCCGGCGCGGGCTGGAGCGGCCAGGCGCAGGCGACGTCGTATGACACCATGGGCCAGGTCAACCAGGCCTTCCGCAACATCGTCAACATGCTCCACTCGGTGCGCGACGGGCTGATCCGCGACGCGAACAACTACGAGCAGCAAGAGCAGGCCTCGCAGCAGATCCTCAGCAGCTAG